A genomic region of Coriobacteriaceae bacterium contains the following coding sequences:
- a CDS encoding DegV family protein → MPEDKIQCRLVLDSCCDLPAEIIDNAKVDLLEFPFNMNDGEHFDDMWKSMTAKEFYDRMRKGEVSGTAQVPVSEITERFEAYAKDGMPTVYLGFSSALSGTFGLVEQVVSDIREQYPDFEIYVIDTKLASIAEGLLAYEAINQRNRGLSAKQLAAWAEEARWFVNCLFTVDELEYLRRGGRIPAAAATIGAKLNIKPLLAFDLDGALSLVGVARGRKKSLKSLVKCYDENHADDHGSNGVVLTASADAEGDVKWVEEHLDRPEGAIPAIRSQIGPVIGSHVGPGMVAVVFWGDDRREKISIADRIANKINSGE, encoded by the coding sequence ATGCCAGAAGACAAGATTCAGTGCCGCTTGGTTCTCGATTCGTGCTGCGATCTTCCCGCCGAGATTATCGACAACGCCAAGGTCGATCTCCTCGAGTTCCCGTTCAACATGAACGATGGCGAGCACTTCGACGATATGTGGAAGAGCATGACCGCCAAGGAGTTTTATGACCGCATGCGCAAGGGCGAGGTCTCGGGAACGGCGCAGGTTCCCGTCTCCGAAATCACCGAGCGTTTCGAAGCCTATGCCAAGGATGGCATGCCGACGGTGTACCTCGGCTTTAGCTCCGCGCTTTCCGGCACCTTCGGGCTTGTCGAGCAGGTTGTCAGTGACATCAGGGAGCAGTATCCCGATTTCGAGATATACGTGATCGACACCAAGCTTGCGTCGATTGCCGAAGGCCTGCTTGCCTACGAGGCGATCAACCAGCGCAATCGTGGCCTTTCGGCAAAGCAGCTCGCAGCATGGGCCGAGGAGGCGCGCTGGTTCGTGAACTGCCTGTTCACGGTCGATGAGCTCGAGTACCTGCGCCGGGGCGGTCGCATTCCGGCAGCGGCAGCCACCATCGGCGCCAAGCTCAACATCAAGCCGCTGCTCGCGTTCGATCTCGACGGCGCTCTATCTCTTGTCGGCGTCGCCCGCGGCCGCAAGAAGTCGCTCAAATCGCTGGTCAAGTGCTATGACGAAAATCACGCCGATGACCATGGATCCAACGGGGTCGTGCTCACGGCCTCGGCGGATGCGGAGGGCGACGTCAAGTGGGTCGAGGAACATCTCGATCGCCCCGAGGGCGCCATCCCCGCCATTCGCAGTCAGATCGGTCCCGTCATCGGTTCGCACGTCGGCCCGGGTATGGTCGCCGTCGTGTTCTGGGGCGATGATCGCCGCGAGAAGATTTCCATTGCCGATCGCATTGCCAACAAGATAAACAGTGGGGAGTAA
- a CDS encoding NAD(P)-dependent oxidoreductase, giving the protein MISPLDTRIAFFGGSAQPAVIEAIAKLKMSGFDVVVASHDPREAPALREVGAVFIDDRMEALLGSQVVITSLRTTAEVENLYLGDEGLLELMDPGTFCIDLSISSPRLAREIQAVAAVSDIEVLDAPIVCVGEHEQPVAFVGGDPQTQETLSPLFPYLAPVIMPQESAGDGQFAAMISIIALAGSLMGAIEAISLAHIAGFPEKNALNVLASTSGGSRALIDYIPQVLSHDYTGLINIASFLDMLDVALDTAEELEVTIPMTETAYQLYELLQAVGGEEMNLQALALLYEDEQTCADYGLDWALAEGFNERCERFDDLFGGSGLLDDDTPGPSGRSHGDPPPIDGFFSKN; this is encoded by the coding sequence ATGATCAGTCCGCTTGACACGCGCATCGCGTTCTTTGGCGGGTCAGCACAACCCGCCGTCATCGAAGCGATTGCCAAGCTCAAGATGAGCGGGTTCGATGTCGTCGTCGCGAGCCACGACCCGCGCGAAGCCCCGGCCCTGCGCGAAGTGGGTGCGGTCTTCATCGACGACCGCATGGAGGCCCTGCTCGGCAGCCAGGTCGTCATCACCTCGCTGCGCACGACGGCCGAGGTCGAGAACCTGTATCTCGGCGATGAGGGCCTGCTCGAACTCATGGATCCGGGCACGTTCTGCATCGATTTGAGCATATCGAGCCCGCGTCTCGCCCGCGAGATCCAGGCGGTCGCCGCCGTCTCGGACATCGAGGTACTCGATGCCCCCATCGTCTGCGTGGGCGAACATGAGCAGCCCGTCGCCTTCGTGGGCGGTGATCCGCAAACGCAGGAAACGCTCTCGCCGCTCTTCCCGTACCTGGCCCCCGTCATCATGCCGCAGGAGTCGGCAGGTGATGGGCAGTTCGCCGCCATGATTAGCATCATCGCGCTTGCCGGATCCCTCATGGGCGCCATCGAGGCAATCTCGCTCGCACACATTGCGGGCTTTCCCGAGAAGAACGCGCTCAATGTGCTTGCGTCAACCTCGGGCGGCTCGCGTGCCCTTATCGACTACATTCCGCAGGTGCTCAGCCACGACTATACGGGTCTCATCAATATCGCGAGCTTCCTCGACATGCTCGACGTCGCGCTCGACACCGCCGAAGAGCTTGAGGTGACCATTCCCATGACCGAAACGGCCTATCAGCTCTACGAGCTGCTTCAGGCAGTTGGCGGCGAGGAGATGAACCTGCAGGCCCTCGCCCTGCTGTACGAGGATGAGCAGACCTGTGCCGATTATGGCCTGGATTGGGCGCTTGCCGAGGGATTCAACGAGCGCTGCGAGCGTTTCGACGACCTTTTCGGTGGCTCGGGTCTTCTCGATGATGATACCCCGGGCCCCTCCGGTCGCTCGCATGGCGACCCACCGCCCATTGACGGCTTCTTTTCGAAGAATTAG